A section of the Leptospira kobayashii genome encodes:
- the queD gene encoding 6-carboxytetrahydropterin synthase QueD, which produces MEEIELSKTFGFEAAHFLPNVPEGHKCKRMHGHSFRFSVSLKGAIDPHTGWIMDFGELKGIVKPIITESLDHYVLNEVPGLENPTSENLAVWLWNHLKPNLPLLDKITVYETCSSSCVYSGPKNK; this is translated from the coding sequence ATGGAGGAAATCGAACTCTCCAAAACCTTCGGATTCGAAGCAGCTCATTTTCTTCCCAATGTCCCTGAAGGCCATAAATGCAAACGTATGCACGGTCATAGTTTTAGATTTTCCGTCAGCTTGAAAGGTGCGATTGACCCGCATACCGGTTGGATCATGGATTTCGGAGAATTGAAAGGAATTGTAAAACCGATCATCACCGAATCTTTGGATCATTATGTATTGAATGAGGTTCCAGGATTGGAAAATCCAACTAGCGAGAATTTGGCGGTTTGGCTTTGGAATCATCTGAAACCGAATCTACCGCTTTTAGATAAGATCACTGTATATGAGACTTGTTCAAGCTCTTGTGTCTACTCTGGTCCTAAAAATAAATAG
- the queC gene encoding 7-cyano-7-deazaguanine synthase QueC: MSNSKGAVVLLSGGLDSTTCLYYAAKEYGYPKTKKLPLVALSFDYSQKHKIELTKSKKISKLLGIPHFTQKLDPGFFLGSSLTDKKLKVRKQTSVSRIETDKTIPNTYVPGRNILFLSFALSLAEGHGFDSIYIGVNALDYSGYPDCRPDFIEAYQNMANLGTKKGVTSRQENGIQIKTPLISLNKKEIVELGISLGAPFHLTHSCYDPVRGRPCGKCDSCLLRAKGFKEAGIPDPALSFQSRA; encoded by the coding sequence ATGTCGAATTCAAAAGGGGCAGTCGTCCTTCTTTCCGGTGGATTGGATTCCACCACTTGTCTGTATTATGCGGCAAAAGAATACGGATATCCTAAAACGAAAAAACTTCCTTTAGTTGCATTGTCTTTCGATTATTCCCAGAAACATAAAATAGAATTAACCAAAAGTAAAAAGATCAGCAAACTTTTGGGAATTCCCCATTTCACTCAAAAACTGGACCCTGGTTTTTTCCTGGGAAGTTCTCTGACTGACAAAAAATTAAAGGTTCGTAAACAAACTAGTGTTTCACGAATTGAAACTGATAAAACAATTCCGAATACGTATGTGCCCGGACGCAATATTCTGTTTCTATCTTTCGCACTTTCCCTGGCGGAGGGTCATGGATTTGATTCGATCTACATCGGAGTGAATGCTTTGGACTATTCGGGTTATCCCGATTGTCGTCCTGATTTTATCGAAGCTTACCAAAATATGGCGAATCTGGGTACAAAAAAGGGAGTAACCAGCAGACAGGAAAATGGAATCCAAATCAAAACCCCTCTGATCTCTTTGAACAAAAAAGAAATCGTGGAATTGGGAATTTCTTTAGGCGCTCCTTTTCACCTAACACATTCTTGTTATGATCCGGTTCGCGGGAGACCTTGCGGAAAATGCGATTCTTGTTTGCTTCGTGCCAAAGGTTTCAAGGAAGCGGGGATCCCTGATCCCGCATTATCATTTCAGTCCAGAGCATGA
- the ilvD gene encoding dihydroxy-acid dehydratase translates to MPQYRSRTSTHGRNMAGARALWRATGMNDNDFGKPIIAIANSFTQFVPGHVHLKDLGQMVAREIEKAGGVAKEFNTIAVDDGIAMGHGGMLYSLPSRDLIADSVEYMVNAHTADALLCISNCDKITPGMLMAAMRLNVPTIFVSGGPMEAGKVIWKGTTRKLDLIDAMVEAANPNVSDEEVATLERSACPTCGSCSGMFTANSMNCLTEALGLSLPGNGTILATHSDRKELFLTAGRVIVDLAKRYYEKGDESALPRNIATFGAFQNAMSLDVAMGGSTNTVLHILAAAREAGVDFTMKDIDKISRKTPCLCKVAPATQKYHIEDVHKAGGIMGILAELDRAGLIDRNVPTVHTETIGKAIDEWDIIKAKEGSKSKDLFLAAPGGIRTTEPFSQSMRWPELDLDRESGCIRSKEHAYSQDGGLAVLFGNLAPYGCIVKTAGVDESIWKFTGKARVMESQDEATEKILGNQIVAGDVVVIRYEGPKGGPGMQEMLYPTSYLKSKGLGKECALLTDGRFSGGTSGLSIGHVSPEAAEKGIIGLVEEGDTIEIDIPNRRIELKISDSELEKRRIAMEAKGSLAWKPKARDRFVSAALRAYAAMTTSAHTGAVRDVSQLEKKS, encoded by the coding sequence ATGCCTCAATACAGATCCCGCACTTCCACTCATGGCAGAAATATGGCCGGCGCCAGAGCTCTTTGGAGAGCCACCGGAATGAACGACAATGATTTCGGTAAACCGATCATTGCGATTGCAAATTCGTTCACTCAATTTGTACCTGGGCACGTCCATTTGAAAGACTTAGGACAAATGGTAGCAAGAGAAATTGAAAAGGCCGGTGGGGTTGCAAAAGAATTCAATACGATCGCAGTAGACGACGGGATTGCAATGGGGCACGGAGGGATGTTGTATTCTCTTCCCAGCAGGGATTTGATTGCCGACTCGGTCGAATATATGGTAAACGCTCACACTGCGGATGCGCTTCTATGCATTTCCAATTGCGATAAAATCACACCTGGTATGCTAATGGCTGCTATGCGATTAAACGTACCTACCATTTTCGTTTCCGGTGGGCCGATGGAAGCCGGCAAAGTGATTTGGAAAGGGACGACTCGGAAACTGGATCTAATCGATGCGATGGTAGAGGCGGCTAACCCGAATGTTTCGGACGAAGAAGTTGCCACTTTGGAAAGATCCGCCTGTCCTACATGCGGTTCTTGTTCGGGAATGTTCACTGCTAATTCAATGAATTGTCTGACAGAGGCATTGGGTCTCTCTCTTCCCGGAAACGGAACTATACTCGCAACACATTCCGACAGAAAGGAGCTTTTTCTAACTGCGGGAAGAGTGATCGTGGATTTGGCAAAAAGATATTATGAGAAAGGTGATGAATCCGCTCTCCCCAGAAATATCGCCACATTCGGAGCTTTCCAGAACGCGATGAGTTTGGATGTAGCTATGGGCGGTTCCACAAATACAGTATTACATATATTAGCTGCTGCCAGAGAGGCAGGTGTCGATTTCACCATGAAAGATATCGACAAAATCTCCCGAAAAACACCTTGTTTATGTAAGGTGGCACCCGCCACTCAAAAATACCATATAGAAGACGTTCATAAAGCGGGCGGTATTATGGGAATTCTTGCCGAGTTGGATCGGGCCGGACTTATCGATCGGAACGTTCCTACCGTACATACGGAAACCATAGGCAAAGCGATTGACGAATGGGATATCATAAAAGCAAAAGAAGGATCCAAATCGAAAGACTTGTTTTTAGCTGCGCCGGGAGGAATTCGAACTACGGAACCGTTTTCCCAATCCATGCGATGGCCCGAACTGGACTTGGACAGAGAGAGCGGATGTATTAGAAGTAAAGAACACGCATATTCGCAAGATGGCGGTTTGGCGGTCCTTTTCGGAAATCTTGCTCCTTACGGTTGTATTGTGAAAACGGCTGGAGTAGACGAATCCATTTGGAAATTCACCGGAAAGGCTAGGGTGATGGAAAGTCAGGACGAGGCTACGGAAAAGATTCTTGGAAATCAAATTGTGGCCGGTGATGTCGTAGTGATTCGTTATGAAGGCCCCAAAGGCGGACCAGGTATGCAGGAAATGTTATACCCTACTTCGTATCTAAAGTCGAAAGGTTTGGGAAAAGAATGCGCTCTCTTAACGGACGGTAGATTTTCCGGAGGAACTTCCGGATTGTCCATCGGTCATGTTTCGCCCGAAGCGGCGGAAAAAGGAATCATAGGGCTTGTAGAGGAGGGGGATACGATTGAAATTGATATTCCCAACCGCAGGATTGAACTGAAGATTTCCGATTCCGAATTGGAAAAAAGAAGAATTGCTATGGAAGCGAAAGGATCTCTTGCTTGGAAACCCAAAGCAAGAGATCGGTTTGTATCTGCTGCTTTAAGGGCTTATGCAGCAATGACAACTTCCGCTCATACGGGAGCAGTAAGAGACGTGTCTCAGTTGGAAAAAAAATCCTAA
- the ygiD gene encoding 4,5-DOPA dioxygenase extradiol: MNTNKMPVLFVGHGSPMNAVETNSFTKTWNELGKSIPKPKAIVCISAHWLTEGTYVTAMDKPKTIHDFYGFPHQLMEYLYEVPGDPILANKITKDISDPKVSLDGDWGLDHGTWSVLCHIYPERNIPVLQISIDATKDLAWHLEFTKKLSYLRREEILIVGSGNLVHNLGLYNWKNPTEILPWAKEANDTFKKWITENDTKAFVDSDRFTRAMFTAIPTAEHYIPAIYALGLRESDDKLEFFNDVLTSSISMTGFRLG; the protein is encoded by the coding sequence ATGAATACAAATAAAATGCCGGTTTTATTCGTCGGCCATGGAAGTCCGATGAATGCAGTCGAAACCAATTCATTTACAAAAACCTGGAATGAATTGGGAAAATCCATTCCCAAACCGAAAGCAATCGTATGTATCTCCGCACATTGGCTTACGGAAGGAACTTATGTGACTGCAATGGACAAACCGAAAACCATTCATGATTTTTACGGCTTCCCTCATCAACTGATGGAATATCTATATGAGGTTCCCGGTGATCCTATTCTTGCGAACAAGATTACAAAAGATATTTCGGATCCGAAAGTATCATTGGACGGGGATTGGGGATTGGATCATGGAACATGGAGTGTTCTTTGTCATATTTATCCTGAAAGAAATATTCCCGTTTTGCAAATCAGTATAGATGCAACCAAAGATCTGGCATGGCATTTGGAATTCACGAAAAAGCTATCCTATCTTAGGCGGGAAGAAATTTTGATCGTGGGCAGTGGAAATCTGGTTCACAACCTAGGTCTCTATAATTGGAAAAACCCAACTGAAATTTTGCCTTGGGCGAAAGAAGCAAACGATACTTTTAAAAAATGGATTACTGAAAACGATACCAAAGCCTTCGTGGATTCGGATCGTTTTACACGTGCTATGTTTACAGCAATCCCGACCGCGGAACATTATATTCCCGCGATCTATGCACTTGGTCTAAGGGAATCCGACGACAAGCTGGAATTTTTTAACGATGTCCTGACTAGTTCGATTTCCATGACCGGATTTCGATTGGGATAA
- a CDS encoding nuclear transport factor 2 family protein: MKLNIKSTKNHLIQIATATLLLSCFLSCAQKEDKLEKNKQIVSDFYNLIFKDHKPKEAVERYVGDKYIQHNPYVPNGTEAFLEYFIPYFKNNPDSISEIRRIVAEGDLVFLHVHAKQNKQDRGQAVIDIFRLENGKIVEHWDVVQPIPEKSANTNTMF, translated from the coding sequence ATGAAACTTAATATAAAATCAACCAAAAACCATCTGATTCAAATAGCGACTGCAACCTTACTCCTATCTTGTTTTTTATCATGCGCTCAAAAAGAAGATAAACTGGAAAAGAATAAACAAATTGTAAGTGATTTTTATAATTTGATTTTTAAAGATCACAAACCGAAGGAAGCCGTTGAACGATACGTTGGTGATAAATACATTCAACACAATCCTTACGTTCCGAATGGCACGGAAGCTTTCTTGGAATACTTCATACCTTATTTCAAAAATAATCCGGATTCAATTTCCGAAATCAGGAGAATTGTTGCCGAAGGAGATTTGGTATTTCTTCACGTTCATGCCAAACAAAACAAACAAGATCGTGGACAAGCGGTCATTGATATTTTCAGATTGGAAAATGGTAAAATTGTAGAACATTGGGATGTGGTTCAGCCAATTCCTGAAAAATCCGCAAATACAAATACAATGTTTTAA
- a CDS encoding NAD(P)-dependent oxidoreductase gives MKLTLIGATGFIGSKVLEEALNRGYQITAVLRDPSKLSVEHKNLKKVKGDIFDTEALTKIISETDGVLDSYNPGWTDPNIRENVIKGSVSIIEATKKSGVKRFLIMGGAGSLEVAPGLQLLDTPEFPKEYFHAADAVREVLKLLRTETELEWSFLSPSAVIDPAGARTGNYRVGADSLLVDSEGKSGISLGDLAKAFVDEVEDRKHIRSRFTVGY, from the coding sequence ATGAAATTAACACTGATAGGAGCAACCGGCTTCATAGGATCAAAAGTATTGGAAGAAGCGTTGAATAGAGGTTATCAAATAACCGCTGTTTTAAGAGACCCTTCCAAACTTAGCGTTGAACATAAGAATTTGAAAAAAGTCAAAGGGGATATATTTGATACGGAAGCTTTGACAAAAATCATTTCCGAAACCGACGGAGTTCTGGATTCCTACAATCCGGGTTGGACCGATCCGAATATCAGAGAAAATGTAATCAAAGGATCTGTGTCCATTATAGAAGCTACGAAAAAATCAGGAGTGAAACGATTCCTGATTATGGGTGGTGCGGGTTCTTTGGAAGTAGCACCCGGTTTACAATTGTTAGATACTCCCGAATTTCCGAAAGAGTATTTTCACGCTGCGGATGCCGTAAGAGAAGTCCTTAAGCTTTTAAGGACGGAAACCGAGTTGGAATGGAGTTTTCTTTCCCCTTCCGCAGTGATTGATCCTGCAGGAGCAAGAACCGGAAACTACAGAGTGGGGGCTGATTCTTTATTAGTTGATAGTGAAGGGAAAAGCGGAATCTCTTTGGGTGATCTTGCGAAAGCATTTGTAGATGAAGTAGAAGATAGAAAACATATCAGAAGTAGATTTACAGTCGGATATTAA
- a CDS encoding Rrf2 family transcriptional regulator has translation MSIPTRYSVAIHILTVLDMEGEQSSEEIAGSVGTNPAIIRLLMGKLKKAGLIQVRRGIKGSTLSRSPKEISLLDVYKASEKDESLFLLHENPNPQCPVGKNIQEALEGILDEAQTAMESKLNEYSLADVTSDIRRKINSQKGRTLKKGA, from the coding sequence ATGTCGATTCCAACCAGATATTCCGTCGCCATCCATATTTTGACCGTTTTGGATATGGAGGGAGAACAATCTTCCGAAGAAATTGCGGGTTCCGTAGGAACAAATCCGGCGATCATACGTTTGCTTATGGGAAAATTGAAAAAAGCCGGCTTAATCCAGGTAAGACGAGGGATCAAAGGGTCCACACTATCCAGATCTCCGAAAGAAATCAGCTTATTGGATGTTTACAAAGCCTCGGAAAAAGACGAATCCTTGTTTTTGCTGCACGAAAATCCGAATCCCCAATGCCCCGTTGGAAAAAATATCCAGGAAGCATTGGAAGGAATTTTGGACGAAGCCCAAACTGCAATGGAATCCAAACTAAACGAATACAGTTTGGCGGATGTTACAAGCGATATTCGCCGCAAAATCAATTCTCAAAAAGGCAGAACTTTGAAAAAAGGCGCCTGA
- a CDS encoding NAD(P) transhydrogenase subunit alpha translates to MEIFVTAVTIFVLAIFVGFEIITKIPPILHTPLMSGSNAISGITLIGALYSSGLPDNNITKILGFLSVIFATVNVVGGFLVTHRMLAMFKKKD, encoded by the coding sequence ATGGAAATATTTGTAACCGCAGTGACGATCTTCGTTTTGGCGATTTTCGTCGGATTTGAAATCATCACAAAAATCCCTCCCATTCTTCATACCCCACTTATGTCGGGTTCCAATGCTATTTCTGGGATCACCCTGATCGGTGCTCTCTACTCCTCCGGTCTGCCTGATAATAATATCACTAAGATCTTGGGATTTCTTTCCGTGATCTTTGCAACGGTCAATGTCGTGGGTGGATTTCTGGTTACCCACAGAATGCTTGCGATGTTTAAGAAAAAGGACTAA
- a CDS encoding NAD(P)(+) transhydrogenase (Re/Si-specific) subunit beta: MNLVNALNLSYLLASVLFIVGLKQLGHPKTATKGNILGAVGMFIAVVATLFDQQIISYEWIAIGIAIGSIIGIILAIKIQMTAMPQLVAVLNGFGGIASVLVAGSALQISIPKYEYLVNYQEIISIVFSAIIGGVTFSGSFIAFGKLQGLVTEKAVRYPGDQVVKIIVGLACIGLGVYSTLYPTNEPIYWILSAISLLLGILLVVPIGGADMPVVISLLNSYSGIAASATGFVLNNNVLIIAGSLVGASGIILTQIMCKAMNRSLTNVLFGGFGAVASEMKDDGDFYHGKIKSTSAEEVAMLLDIARTVVIVPGYGMAVAQAQHAVRDLYQLLTARGIDVTFAIHPVAGRMPGHMNVLLAEADIPYDRLKEMDEINSTFENVDLVIVNGANDVTNPLAKTDPKSPIAGMPILDVDKAKTVVVIKRSLSPGFAGVPNPLFIADNCLMLFGDGKKATQEMINALKES, from the coding sequence ATGAACTTAGTAAACGCGCTCAATTTATCTTATCTCTTAGCTTCCGTACTTTTTATCGTAGGTCTCAAACAACTCGGTCATCCGAAAACAGCAACCAAAGGAAATATCCTGGGCGCTGTGGGAATGTTTATCGCAGTAGTCGCGACTTTATTTGATCAGCAAATCATTAGTTACGAATGGATCGCCATTGGAATTGCAATCGGTTCCATAATCGGAATTATTTTGGCCATCAAGATTCAAATGACCGCTATGCCTCAGTTGGTCGCGGTTCTGAACGGATTCGGAGGTATCGCTTCGGTACTCGTAGCTGGTTCCGCATTGCAAATTTCCATTCCCAAATATGAATATTTGGTCAATTACCAAGAGATCATTTCGATCGTATTTTCAGCGATCATTGGTGGTGTTACTTTCAGCGGAAGTTTTATTGCTTTTGGAAAATTACAAGGCCTTGTTACTGAAAAAGCAGTACGTTATCCGGGTGATCAGGTTGTAAAAATCATTGTCGGACTTGCTTGTATCGGGCTTGGAGTTTACAGCACTCTTTATCCGACCAATGAACCAATCTACTGGATTCTAAGTGCGATCAGTTTGTTGCTTGGTATCTTACTTGTAGTTCCGATCGGTGGTGCGGATATGCCGGTTGTGATTTCTCTTTTGAACTCTTATTCCGGGATTGCGGCTTCCGCTACGGGATTTGTTTTAAATAATAATGTTTTGATTATTGCAGGTTCTCTTGTAGGTGCATCCGGCATTATTCTAACGCAGATTATGTGTAAGGCGATGAACAGAAGTCTTACCAACGTATTATTCGGCGGATTCGGTGCTGTTGCTTCCGAGATGAAAGACGACGGCGATTTTTATCATGGTAAGATCAAATCTACCAGCGCGGAAGAAGTTGCCATGTTGCTTGATATTGCCCGTACCGTTGTGATCGTTCCCGGATACGGAATGGCGGTAGCACAGGCACAACATGCGGTTCGTGATTTGTACCAATTGCTGACTGCGAGAGGGATCGATGTAACTTTCGCCATTCACCCGGTTGCAGGAAGGATGCCGGGCCATATGAACGTTTTATTGGCGGAAGCCGATATTCCTTACGATCGTCTGAAAGAGATGGACGAAATCAATAGTACATTCGAAAATGTTGATCTTGTAATTGTCAACGGTGCCAACGACGTTACAAACCCACTTGCGAAAACGGATCCTAAATCTCCGATTGCGGGAATGCCGATTTTGGATGTTGATAAAGCGAAAACTGTAGTTGTGATCAAACGGTCACTTTCTCCCGGATTTGCCGGAGTTCCTAACCCGTTATTCATTGCAGACAATTGTCTCATGTTATTCGGGGATGGAAAAAAAGCGACCCAAGAGATGATCAACGCGCTAAAAGAATCTTAA
- a CDS encoding response regulator transcription factor, giving the protein MKKQVYIVDDHPLVVDALNNLISKSDDLECIGSSDTIEKAFADIENLQPTLVLVDIQLKQNQNGLQLLKKLRTSFPNIAVIIISMLTDDTFVDRAFKLGAMGYVFKEDTTTQIVEAIHTVLRGDYFVSSSQATRLLGHLYRTSQKEEKDPIDRLSNRELEVFLMIGEGMPVKEIAANMGLAASTIETLRSRIKTKLSISENEKLIRVAVEWKYTQSKPEAVVS; this is encoded by the coding sequence ATGAAAAAGCAAGTATACATCGTCGATGACCATCCACTCGTTGTAGATGCCCTGAACAACCTTATCTCCAAATCAGATGATTTGGAGTGTATTGGAAGTTCTGACACTATTGAAAAGGCATTTGCCGACATAGAAAACTTGCAACCGACTCTTGTCCTTGTGGACATTCAGTTGAAACAAAATCAAAACGGTTTGCAGCTTTTGAAAAAATTGCGAACTTCCTTTCCCAATATCGCAGTGATCATCATTAGTATGTTAACCGATGATACGTTTGTCGATAGAGCCTTTAAATTGGGCGCTATGGGTTATGTATTCAAAGAAGACACAACCACTCAGATTGTAGAAGCGATTCACACCGTACTCAGAGGGGATTATTTCGTAAGTTCATCTCAAGCCACCAGGCTTTTGGGGCATCTTTACAGAACTTCTCAAAAAGAAGAAAAAGATCCGATCGACAGACTTTCCAATCGTGAATTGGAAGTGTTTCTTATGATCGGAGAAGGTATGCCCGTAAAAGAGATTGCGGCTAATATGGGTTTGGCGGCATCTACGATTGAAACTTTGCGTTCCCGTATCAAAACAAAACTCAGTATCTCTGAGAATGAAAAATTGATCCGTGTCGCAGTGGAATGGAAATACACTCAATCCAAGCCGGAAGCGGTAGTTTCCTAG
- a CDS encoding tetratricopeptide repeat protein, translating to MKDSLLKTISLFSKITLVWLALTFSAYSQETPPPTESETFQSKIDLEKTGRNIINALRYGKFGVADLEWKKIQADIYKEEAEYSYLAGAIHYSRLEWPEAKDALTKALAKEPNQEAASFLLGMIYAQEDNWKEAKDTWLETNQISPYNPFYHYNLGVAYYILGEYGQAITSLSKSLEYKPNYSEAKTILVKTYLELGNYAEAKKEIESILETDPKNVMASNLLGRVVYLTEKDPKKALALLKDERILGWREKKTYARCYFEVRKWRNAESLFRSIAFSPFADDYDQSFYLNLLLNLGLEEKANEFFHFIQKKNKNDSTIAEAYRMLLASREGKTLLYHYFKVRY from the coding sequence TTGAAAGATTCTTTATTGAAAACAATATCCCTATTTTCGAAAATCACCTTAGTTTGGTTAGCTCTCACATTCTCCGCTTACTCGCAAGAAACTCCTCCTCCTACCGAATCGGAAACATTTCAATCCAAGATTGATTTGGAAAAAACGGGGAGAAATATCATAAACGCGCTTCGTTATGGAAAATTCGGAGTCGCAGACTTGGAATGGAAAAAAATCCAAGCTGATATTTATAAAGAAGAAGCGGAATATTCTTATCTGGCCGGAGCGATTCATTATTCCCGACTGGAATGGCCCGAAGCAAAAGATGCGCTCACCAAAGCTTTGGCAAAAGAACCGAATCAGGAAGCAGCCAGTTTTTTACTAGGAATGATCTATGCCCAGGAAGACAATTGGAAAGAAGCCAAAGACACCTGGCTGGAAACAAATCAGATTTCCCCTTACAATCCCTTTTATCATTACAATCTGGGAGTCGCCTACTATATATTAGGTGAATACGGACAAGCCATAACGTCTTTATCAAAATCCTTGGAATACAAGCCGAATTATTCGGAAGCAAAAACAATTCTTGTCAAAACCTATCTGGAACTTGGAAATTACGCCGAGGCAAAAAAAGAAATCGAATCCATTCTGGAAACCGATCCAAAAAATGTTATGGCATCCAATCTGCTCGGACGGGTAGTATACCTGACGGAAAAAGATCCTAAAAAAGCCTTAGCACTTCTAAAAGACGAACGGATATTAGGTTGGCGCGAAAAAAAAACATACGCACGTTGTTATTTTGAAGTTAGAAAATGGCGAAACGCCGAATCCCTTTTTCGATCTATCGCATTCTCCCCGTTTGCCGATGATTATGACCAAAGTTTTTATCTGAATCTACTTTTAAATCTGGGATTGGAAGAAAAGGCTAATGAATTTTTTCATTTCATTCAAAAGAAAAATAAGAACGATTCCACGATTGCGGAAGCCTATCGGATGTTACTTGCAAGCAGGGAAGGTAAAACCCTGCTTTATCACTATTTCAAGGTAAGATACTAG